Proteins encoded by one window of Gehongia tenuis:
- a CDS encoding sensor histidine kinase, producing MATREENFVDEGELLQAEDLEDKLALILYQTLNHHLEQGGTASGRRIILSRMSAALNAQDMALCVLRQTGERLWCCFGEKSEAWWEECLNGPAGRVFLKDARKHSLLELDCHERSDRAKILKSAGIQNLIWLQCDLDGDHVFLIVPDPRIRNPWSAQNRRLIFSLMVLLGKSVLASHGASKDVGDYERMMEWLVNGITECAFVLERNDVVLANERALQYVHCFQPSIGDDPWRHFYEKIQKLSEAREGMVFEQVLAFADECRCIKTYLMPLAAEGRNWTLVIAVDITDRWETARTNGILEEKVEENRALFKYLSNVSHELRTPLNSILGTIQVLEILVRSGRPLDLENKLEAMRLNCYRLLRQANMLIDFSKINAGYMTLCPCNCDLVSVVAGICNTVVPYITQRGLSFQFVSSEDRCVAAVDIHKLEHIMLNLLSNAVKFSRPGGVIVVGVASLADTVEITVSDQGAGVPDSIRDKVFDLYCVGDPRKVRGSGSGIGLAMVKSFVDLHGGKVSFESEENEGTTFTIELPRRVVDDQKVVDYKYFKDHMMVNTEFSSSLS from the coding sequence ATGGCAACCCGTGAGGAAAATTTTGTGGACGAGGGAGAATTGCTGCAGGCCGAAGATTTGGAGGACAAGCTTGCCCTTATTCTCTATCAGACGCTGAATCATCACTTGGAGCAGGGCGGTACGGCCAGCGGCCGCCGAATTATCCTCAGCAGAATGAGCGCGGCCCTGAACGCACAGGATATGGCCCTTTGCGTGCTGCGCCAAACCGGCGAACGGCTGTGGTGCTGCTTCGGTGAAAAAAGCGAAGCCTGGTGGGAAGAGTGTCTGAATGGGCCTGCCGGCAGGGTGTTTTTAAAGGATGCGCGGAAACATTCCCTGCTGGAGCTGGATTGCCATGAACGCTCGGACAGAGCAAAGATCCTAAAGAGTGCGGGCATTCAGAACCTGATATGGCTTCAGTGCGACCTGGACGGGGATCACGTATTTTTGATCGTGCCTGACCCAAGAATCCGCAATCCGTGGAGCGCTCAAAATAGACGGCTTATTTTCAGCTTGATGGTGCTTCTGGGGAAAAGCGTGCTTGCAAGCCATGGGGCTTCCAAGGATGTTGGAGATTATGAGCGGATGATGGAATGGCTGGTGAACGGAATCACCGAATGTGCCTTCGTGCTGGAACGCAACGATGTGGTGCTGGCCAATGAACGGGCGCTTCAATATGTGCACTGCTTTCAGCCCTCCATCGGGGATGACCCATGGCGGCATTTTTATGAAAAAATCCAAAAGCTGAGTGAAGCGAGAGAGGGCATGGTCTTCGAGCAGGTCCTTGCTTTTGCCGATGAATGCCGGTGCATTAAAACCTATCTGATGCCTCTAGCGGCGGAGGGCAGAAACTGGACACTGGTTATTGCCGTGGATATCACCGACCGGTGGGAAACGGCAAGAACCAATGGAATCCTCGAAGAAAAGGTGGAGGAGAACCGCGCCTTGTTCAAATACCTGTCCAACGTGTCCCACGAGCTCCGAACGCCGCTCAACTCGATTCTGGGAACCATCCAGGTTTTGGAGATTCTCGTTCGCTCGGGCAGGCCGCTGGATCTGGAGAATAAGCTGGAAGCCATGCGCCTCAACTGCTATCGGCTGCTCCGTCAGGCCAACATGCTGATCGATTTTTCCAAGATCAACGCCGGATACATGACCCTTTGTCCCTGCAACTGTGATTTGGTATCGGTGGTGGCAGGCATCTGTAACACGGTCGTGCCCTACATCACGCAAAGAGGTCTTTCATTCCAATTTGTCAGCAGTGAGGACCGGTGTGTGGCGGCTGTGGACATTCATAAGCTGGAACATATCATGCTCAATCTGCTGTCCAATGCGGTAAAGTTTTCCCGGCCGGGCGGAGTGATCGTGGTGGGGGTCGCATCCCTGGCGGACACGGTGGAGATCACCGTATCCGATCAAGGCGCCGGCGTGCCGGATTCCATCCGGGACAAGGTATTTGATCTATATTGCGTGGGGGATCCGAGGAAGGTTCGGGGAAGCGGCAGCGGCATAGGTCTGGCCATGGTCAAGTCCTTTGTGGACCTTCATGGCGGTAAGGTGAGCTTTGAA
- a CDS encoding CopG family ribbon-helix-helix protein, whose protein sequence is MAPIVIQPKDSDTSTTFSVRVQKELVATFDRLSQKTGRSRNELINMAMKYFADNAVIAEPKSQYDTGGKGYTVIEPKSKNP, encoded by the coding sequence ATGGCTCCAATTGTCATTCAGCCAAAAGATTCGGATACGAGCACAACATTCAGTGTGCGCGTGCAAAAGGAATTGGTGGCGACCTTCGATCGGCTTTCTCAAAAAACGGGCCGTTCCCGCAATGAGCTCATCAATATGGCGATGAAATACTTTGCGGACAATGCGGTCATAGCTGAACCCAAAAGTCAATACGATACCGGCGGTAAGGGATATACCGTCATCGAGCCCAAATCCAAAAATCCATAA
- a CDS encoding DUF4097 family beta strand repeat-containing protein, whose translation MNPQKKKVGYFTLGIALLLTGVLILCRLIMDFDVIPYLPYAFPIVFIALGLEFLLTRIFAERMNPPRQVGASAIAIVLLVFYLLCVGGTYFVGYVAGENGWNIHRIVRSWDDRVNGHYVVQPPLVLKADAQKPLVVESSYGDIHVRESQDGEIIATPSIPVGREADMPEMILEEQADRYYLKVTPRDDGSIPPVDLDIVLPALPSVEIRSSYGDIDILDIGGNVAVDSAFGDVSIDVCQGTVSVRLANGDIEISEIKKDVTAENSFGDMELAGIGGSVKLTNQNGDITLAGIAGDIDASCSFGDIDYEHAARDLENATLSAKARFGSISADSLTDKVNRQTTSDSLDMTLGDGGKKVTLTTQNGSITID comes from the coding sequence ATGAATCCCCAAAAGAAAAAGGTAGGCTATTTTACGCTGGGTATCGCTCTATTGTTGACCGGCGTGCTGATTTTATGCCGACTGATCATGGACTTTGATGTCATACCCTACTTGCCCTATGCGTTTCCCATCGTCTTTATCGCACTGGGTCTTGAATTTCTGCTCACCCGAATCTTTGCAGAGCGGATGAATCCGCCCCGCCAGGTGGGTGCCAGTGCCATCGCCATCGTACTTTTGGTATTTTATCTGCTGTGCGTGGGCGGCACCTATTTCGTAGGCTACGTGGCTGGAGAAAACGGCTGGAATATCCACCGCATTGTACGCAGCTGGGACGACCGCGTGAATGGACACTATGTCGTGCAGCCGCCTCTCGTTCTCAAGGCTGATGCCCAAAAGCCGCTGGTGGTGGAAAGTTCCTACGGAGACATTCATGTGCGGGAATCTCAAGACGGCGAGATCATTGCCACTCCCAGCATTCCGGTGGGCCGGGAGGCCGATATGCCCGAAATGATCCTGGAGGAACAGGCCGATCGGTACTATCTCAAGGTGACTCCCAGGGACGACGGCAGCATTCCGCCGGTGGATCTTGACATCGTCCTGCCCGCACTGCCTTCTGTGGAAATACGCTCCTCCTACGGGGATATCGATATACTGGACATTGGGGGCAATGTTGCCGTGGACAGCGCCTTCGGCGATGTGTCCATCGATGTCTGCCAGGGTACGGTCAGCGTGCGCCTGGCCAACGGCGATATCGAGATCAGCGAGATTAAAAAGGACGTCACAGCGGAAAACTCCTTTGGGGACATGGAATTGGCCGGCATTGGCGGCAGTGTTAAGCTGACCAATCAAAACGGCGACATCACCCTTGCAGGCATTGCCGGCGACATTGATGCTTCCTGCAGTTTTGGTGATATCGATTATGAGCATGCTGCTCGGGACCTCGAGAATGCCACTCTGTCCGCCAAGGCCCGCTTTGGCAGCATTTCCGCCGATTCCCTCACCGACAAAGTCAACCGCCAGACCACCTCCGACAGCCTGGATATGACCTTGGGTGACGGCGGCAAGAAGGTTACCTTGACAACGCAAAACGGCTCGATTACCATTGATTAA
- a CDS encoding RNA polymerase sigma factor — MEYCEVSVLTDPEVIQRVLDGDTDLFEILVERYQNHVYGTVYRFLGGHSDVDDVAQEVFVTAYKNLGRFAYRSQFSTYLYRIAVNKCIDWARKNKRETSRRHTDASEELPILDQLPDRDPSPEEAFIRKKERQSVQATLDDLSERYRSVLILYYYQELSYKEIAHVLDLPVRTVETRLYRARHAFEKHMKKEGEPHEKQG; from the coding sequence ATGGAATATTGCGAGGTGAGCGTGCTGACCGATCCGGAGGTGATCCAGCGCGTGCTGGACGGCGACACCGATCTATTTGAGATTCTGGTGGAACGCTATCAAAATCACGTCTATGGAACGGTCTACCGTTTCCTGGGCGGTCATAGTGATGTGGATGACGTGGCCCAGGAGGTGTTTGTTACCGCCTATAAAAATCTGGGCCGCTTTGCTTACCGTTCACAATTTTCCACGTACCTGTACCGGATTGCTGTCAACAAATGCATCGACTGGGCGCGCAAAAATAAACGGGAAACCTCCCGGCGCCACACCGACGCTTCGGAGGAGCTTCCCATTTTGGACCAGCTTCCCGACCGCGATCCTTCGCCGGAGGAAGCGTTTATCCGTAAAAAAGAGCGGCAGAGCGTGCAGGCAACCTTGGACGATCTGTCCGAGCGATACCGAAGCGTTCTCATTCTTTACTACTACCAGGAGCTCTCCTACAAGGAGATCGCCCATGTGCTGGATTTGCCCGTACGGACGGTGGAAACGCGGCTTTACCGCGCTCGGCACGCCTTTGAGAAGCACATGAAGAAGGAAGGTGAACCGCATGAAAAACAAGGATAA
- a CDS encoding PspC domain-containing protein gives MKPWIRSMNDRVIAGVCAGLANSLNLDVGLVRVLWVIISFFTLFAGVLVYIVCAIILPQGPTPVRGGYTTTTTYESTASSGPSEGPSHAEQAESDPYHGPVVDENSNVVGQEQHLGGGNKAAMIFGGILVIIGVIAMLEVMGFNIPYRIVFPVALMLVGAFVIIRSVKR, from the coding sequence ATGAAACCATGGATTCGTTCAATGAATGACCGGGTGATTGCTGGTGTGTGCGCTGGTCTGGCCAACTCTCTCAATTTGGATGTGGGCCTGGTCCGGGTGCTGTGGGTGATCATCAGTTTCTTCACTTTGTTTGCCGGCGTTCTGGTTTACATCGTATGCGCCATCATCCTGCCTCAAGGGCCCACGCCGGTAAGAGGCGGTTACACCACGACCACGACCTACGAGAGTACGGCTTCTTCGGGGCCTTCGGAGGGCCCGAGCCATGCCGAACAGGCTGAATCGGACCCGTACCATGGACCGGTGGTGGATGAGAACAGCAACGTGGTGGGTCAGGAGCAGCATCTCGGCGGCGGGAACAAAGCGGCAATGATCTTCGGCGGTATCCTGGTCATCATCGGCGTCATCGCCATGCTGGAAGTGATGGGATTCAATATCCCCTATCGGATCGTGTTCCCCGTAGCTCTCATGCTGGTGGGTGCGTTCGTGATTATCCGAAGCGTTAAACGCTGA
- a CDS encoding glycosyl hydrolase family 18 protein, protein MPSPHLRKMDRKKKKRSIPWKTLFSAGLGLIILIAIIVIAAKGCGGDTPASGAIFGTPPPAQGAAPTPNWEDNVRPEPADKYVMTWDYKPTAFEGVPEGVNVLCPTWLYVEEGASGTPSFENIADQGANADFEGYVNSAHGAGAEVWGTVVSFNPELSKRVITDGTTRQAFCAWLAEQVETLNLDGLCLDFERMDPDNKMDYSALVFQVKSSLPKDKTVCVSVTVKTAVEQPDNWYQSYDYPSLAEAADYIALMAYDQHTASSETAGPGAALPWVEDRLRRALWEIPSDQLILGIPFYGYDFPHAIPEGAEDVERDAEPIWKNGGMKAVAVLRAQIEKLNSDGEVTVRNQALAVDRWITRDTWSNEFQVRYLSFVDKQGLLHRLWYEDDQSVAKKAALVKQYHLKGAAVWQQDYGRDSMWQAVSGAIQ, encoded by the coding sequence GTGCCATCCCCCCATCTTCGAAAGATGGACCGCAAGAAAAAGAAGAGATCCATCCCTTGGAAAACCCTGTTTTCTGCGGGCCTTGGTCTCATAATTCTTATTGCAATCATTGTGATTGCGGCCAAAGGCTGCGGCGGGGATACGCCGGCAAGCGGCGCCATCTTCGGCACACCGCCCCCGGCTCAGGGCGCGGCGCCCACCCCCAACTGGGAGGACAACGTGCGGCCGGAACCAGCGGACAAATATGTGATGACATGGGATTATAAACCGACGGCCTTTGAAGGCGTTCCGGAAGGGGTCAACGTTCTTTGCCCCACATGGCTTTACGTGGAGGAGGGCGCGAGCGGCACCCCCAGCTTTGAAAACATTGCGGATCAGGGGGCCAACGCCGACTTCGAGGGCTATGTGAACAGCGCCCATGGGGCGGGAGCTGAAGTCTGGGGCACGGTGGTCAGCTTCAATCCCGAGCTCAGCAAGCGGGTCATCACCGATGGGACCACCCGGCAGGCTTTCTGCGCGTGGCTGGCGGAGCAGGTGGAGACCTTGAATCTGGATGGTCTGTGCCTTGATTTTGAGCGCATGGACCCCGACAACAAGATGGACTATTCCGCATTGGTGTTTCAGGTCAAATCGTCCTTGCCGAAGGATAAGACGGTATGTGTGTCGGTGACGGTAAAAACTGCTGTGGAACAGCCGGATAATTGGTATCAAAGCTATGATTATCCCTCCCTGGCGGAGGCGGCCGACTACATCGCTTTGATGGCCTATGACCAGCACACCGCTTCCTCGGAAACGGCAGGCCCAGGTGCGGCGCTGCCCTGGGTGGAGGACCGGCTGCGGAGAGCTCTTTGGGAGATTCCATCCGATCAGCTCATCCTGGGCATCCCCTTCTATGGGTATGATTTTCCCCATGCCATTCCGGAAGGCGCCGAGGATGTGGAGCGGGATGCGGAACCGATCTGGAAGAATGGCGGCATGAAAGCGGTGGCCGTGCTGAGAGCGCAGATTGAAAAGCTGAATTCCGATGGGGAAGTTACCGTGCGCAATCAGGCGCTCGCAGTGGACCGCTGGATAACCCGGGACACATGGTCCAACGAGTTTCAGGTGCGCTATCTCAGCTTTGTGGACAAGCAGGGCCTGCTGCACCGCCTGTGGTACGAGGACGATCAATCGGTGGCGAAAAAGGCCGCCTTGGTTAAACAGTATCATTTGAAAGGCGCTGCCGTCTGGCAGCAGGATTATGGCCGGGATTCCATGTGGCAGGCTGTATCCGGCGCCATACAATAA
- the upp gene encoding uracil phosphoribosyltransferase: MSKFCVVDHPLIQHKLSLMRDESTGVKEFRELLNEISMLMAYEATRDLQLEETEIQTPIMKAKFKVISGRKLGLVPVLRAGLGMVDGVLSLIPAAKVGHIGLYRDPQTLKPVEYYCKLPYDAEERELIVLDPMLATGGSASAAIQFIKDRGCKNVKLMVLVAAPEGVARIQKDHPDVDIYAAALDEKLNDHGYIVPGLGDAGDRLFGTK, translated from the coding sequence ATGAGCAAATTCTGTGTGGTGGACCATCCTTTGATACAGCACAAGCTTTCCCTGATGCGGGACGAGAGCACGGGGGTCAAGGAATTCCGGGAACTGCTGAATGAGATTTCCATGCTCATGGCCTACGAGGCCACCCGGGACCTGCAGTTGGAGGAGACGGAGATTCAAACGCCCATCATGAAGGCAAAGTTCAAGGTTATTTCCGGCCGGAAACTGGGGCTGGTACCGGTTCTTCGTGCGGGCCTTGGCATGGTGGACGGCGTTTTGAGCCTCATCCCTGCGGCAAAAGTGGGGCATATCGGCTTATACCGCGATCCCCAAACCCTGAAGCCCGTGGAGTACTACTGCAAGCTGCCCTACGACGCGGAGGAGCGGGAACTGATTGTACTCGACCCCATGCTGGCCACCGGCGGCAGTGCATCGGCGGCCATCCAGTTTATCAAGGATCGGGGCTGCAAAAACGTCAAGCTTATGGTTTTGGTGGCGGCGCCGGAGGGCGTGGCTCGAATTCAGAAGGATCATCCTGACGTGGATATCTATGCGGCGGCGCTGGATGAAAAACTCAACGACCATGGCTATATCGTGCCGGGTCTGGGCGATGCCGGCGATCGGCTGTTTGGCACCAAATAG
- a CDS encoding low molecular weight protein arginine phosphatase has product MIHVLFVCTGNTCRSPMAAALFNHWAEVMGMSSRVRAGSAGMAALGGEAASEHAVKAMARRGINLAHHRARPVEEAIPKADLVLCMGHGQAQLLRERYPRFAERIHPLMPYAWGLRTDVEDPYGGDLETYEAVAEKLEETVQSVLQKLENSRET; this is encoded by the coding sequence ATGATTCACGTTCTTTTCGTCTGTACCGGAAACACCTGCCGCTCGCCCATGGCGGCGGCGCTGTTCAACCATTGGGCGGAGGTGATGGGAATGAGCAGCCGCGTGAGAGCTGGCTCCGCAGGCATGGCGGCCCTGGGCGGCGAGGCGGCTTCGGAGCATGCGGTAAAGGCGATGGCAAGGCGGGGAATCAATCTTGCCCATCACCGTGCCCGTCCGGTGGAGGAGGCCATTCCAAAGGCGGATCTCGTCCTGTGCATGGGCCATGGACAAGCTCAGCTGCTCCGGGAACGGTACCCCCGCTTTGCGGAACGGATTCATCCGCTGATGCCCTATGCCTGGGGTCTTCGCACCGATGTGGAGGACCCCTATGGCGGAGATCTTGAAACGTATGAGGCCGTGGCTGAAAAACTTGAGGAAACGGTGCAGTCGGTGCTGCAGAAGCTGGAAAATTCGAGGGAGACATAG
- a CDS encoding L-threonylcarbamoyladenylate synthase: MYDTKVWPGTETYIREAAKLLQRGEVVGMPTETVYGLAGDATNPEAVARIFAAKSRPSDNPLIVHIAAREQLEGLVRRVPEAARKAMEAFWPGPLTLIMPKGEKVGQAVTAGLDTVAVRWPAHPVAQRLILASGLPIAAPSANTSGRPSTTEARHVLEDLGGKIPAILDGGPSKVGLESTVLDTTGEVPVVLRPGGVTAEELRGLLGEVRVHESALMPLEKDAAAPSPGMKHKHYAPKAPAILFEGEVGHVAKALGSWYDEHLEENPYILALADVAKNLGGRRVRVMGGSTGEAAHSVFAELRALDEAGAGLILIQGVDKAGIGLAVMNRLLRASGFHVVEV, translated from the coding sequence GTGTACGATACCAAGGTGTGGCCGGGAACGGAGACCTATATCCGGGAAGCGGCCAAGCTGCTTCAGCGGGGCGAGGTAGTGGGCATGCCTACGGAGACGGTTTACGGTCTTGCGGGGGATGCAACAAATCCTGAGGCGGTGGCTCGAATCTTCGCGGCCAAGAGCCGGCCCTCGGACAACCCCCTCATCGTGCATATTGCGGCCAGGGAGCAGCTGGAGGGTCTGGTGAGGCGCGTTCCAGAGGCGGCGAGGAAGGCCATGGAGGCCTTTTGGCCTGGTCCGCTGACCCTCATTATGCCCAAAGGGGAAAAGGTGGGACAAGCGGTCACGGCGGGACTGGACACGGTGGCTGTGCGCTGGCCGGCCCATCCCGTGGCCCAGCGGCTTATTTTAGCGTCCGGACTGCCCATTGCCGCGCCCAGTGCCAACACCTCCGGCCGGCCCAGCACCACTGAAGCGCGCCATGTGCTGGAGGATCTGGGGGGGAAGATTCCTGCCATCTTGGATGGAGGTCCTTCCAAGGTGGGCCTTGAGTCCACGGTGCTGGATACGACGGGGGAAGTGCCGGTGGTACTGCGGCCGGGTGGGGTGACGGCGGAGGAGCTGCGCGGACTGCTGGGCGAAGTGCGGGTCCACGAGAGCGCTCTTATGCCGCTTGAAAAGGATGCGGCGGCGCCGTCGCCGGGTATGAAACACAAACACTACGCGCCCAAAGCGCCGGCGATTTTGTTTGAAGGCGAAGTGGGCCATGTGGCAAAAGCGCTTGGCAGCTGGTATGATGAACATCTGGAGGAAAATCCGTACATTCTGGCTCTGGCCGATGTAGCAAAGAATCTGGGCGGACGCCGGGTCCGGGTCATGGGCGGGAGCACCGGGGAGGCCGCTCACAGTGTTTTTGCCGAACTGAGGGCACTGGATGAGGCGGGTGCAGGACTCATCCTGATTCAGGGCGTGGACAAGGCGGGCATCGGGCTTGCGGTGATGAACCGTTTGCTTCGAGCGTCGGGATTTCATGTGGTGGAGGTGTAG
- a CDS encoding ZIP family metal transporter gives MQYEIILALSLASGVLGTALGGGLAFFLGNPKDRTLSAVMSFCAGLMLAVVCFDLIPSSLASGGFALGFGGVLFGVGTGMVVDSLIMRLKRDDKVSPLVRAGLMLVIGVALHNFPEGLAVGVGFIKSVSYGVGMCLVIALHDIFEGIAMVTPLVAGGWKAGKAFWYAALSGLPTALGAGLGLWAGEISQWVIDFSLAYAGGAMLYVVVGELMPEAYQLHRGRFNVMGLCFGVMAGIALTAAF, from the coding sequence ATGCAATATGAAATAATTTTGGCTCTGTCCTTGGCCTCCGGTGTGCTGGGTACGGCTCTCGGAGGTGGACTGGCCTTTTTTTTAGGCAATCCCAAGGACCGCACTCTTTCGGCGGTGATGAGCTTTTGCGCGGGGCTGATGCTGGCCGTGGTTTGTTTTGACCTCATTCCGTCCTCCCTCGCCTCCGGCGGCTTCGCCCTTGGCTTTGGGGGCGTGCTCTTTGGAGTGGGCACGGGCATGGTGGTGGACAGCCTAATCATGCGGCTCAAACGAGACGATAAGGTTTCACCGCTGGTGCGGGCGGGGCTCATGCTGGTTATTGGCGTGGCTTTGCACAATTTTCCGGAGGGACTGGCGGTGGGCGTCGGATTCATCAAATCGGTGAGCTATGGCGTGGGGATGTGCCTGGTCATTGCACTGCACGATATCTTTGAAGGCATCGCCATGGTCACCCCTCTGGTGGCGGGCGGTTGGAAGGCGGGCAAGGCCTTTTGGTACGCGGCGCTGTCGGGACTGCCCACGGCGCTGGGCGCAGGCCTTGGCCTCTGGGCGGGAGAGATCTCCCAGTGGGTGATTGATTTTTCTTTGGCCTATGCCGGCGGCGCCATGCTGTATGTGGTGGTGGGCGAGCTCATGCCGGAGGCCTACCAGCTTCACCGGGGAAGGTTCAATGTGATGGGCCTATGCTTCGGCGTGATGGCGGGGATCGCATTGACCGCCGCTTTTTAA
- the prfA gene encoding peptide chain release factor 1, translated as MFLDQLERARSRYEELAILLSQPETVADQNRFTGLAKEHAELSELVEAYNGYRAKARELEELRAMMEDSDPEIRELAEAEEPEVQETLQRMEQDIRILLLPKDPDADRNVIMEIRAGAGGEEAALFGMDLMRMYTRYAERRGWTPEVLSLSETELGGVKEASFMLRGKGAFSRLMYESGVHRVQRVPTTESGGRIHTSTITVAVLPEAEDVEVDINPGDLRIDTYRSSGAGGQHINKTSSAIRITHMPTGIVVQCQNERSQLQNKEMAMRMLRTRLKDQFQSAKDAEYAQNRRSQVGSGDRSERIRTYNFPQGRVTDHRIGLTIYKLDAFLDGDMDEVLDALVLEDQARKLEKAGL; from the coding sequence ATGTTTCTCGATCAATTGGAACGGGCCCGGTCCCGCTATGAGGAGCTGGCCATACTGCTGAGCCAGCCGGAGACGGTGGCCGATCAAAATAGGTTCACCGGGCTGGCCAAGGAACATGCCGAACTCAGCGAATTGGTGGAGGCCTACAACGGCTATCGTGCCAAGGCCCGGGAGCTGGAAGAGCTGCGGGCCATGATGGAGGACAGCGATCCGGAAATTCGGGAGCTTGCGGAAGCGGAGGAGCCGGAGGTTCAGGAAACGCTTCAAAGGATGGAGCAGGATATCAGGATTCTGCTTCTGCCTAAGGATCCCGATGCGGACCGCAACGTGATTATGGAGATTCGGGCCGGTGCGGGCGGGGAGGAAGCGGCCCTTTTCGGCATGGATCTCATGCGCATGTACACCCGTTACGCTGAGCGGCGAGGCTGGACGCCGGAAGTGCTGTCCCTGTCTGAAACGGAGCTTGGCGGCGTGAAGGAAGCCTCCTTCATGCTAAGAGGCAAGGGGGCCTTCTCCCGGCTTATGTACGAATCGGGCGTGCACCGGGTGCAGCGGGTGCCTACCACGGAATCGGGCGGCCGTATTCATACGTCCACCATCACGGTGGCGGTGCTGCCCGAAGCGGAGGACGTGGAGGTGGATATCAACCCGGGAGACCTTCGCATCGACACCTACCGTTCCTCGGGAGCAGGCGGACAGCATATCAACAAGACCTCGTCCGCCATTCGCATCACCCATATGCCTACGGGGATCGTGGTTCAGTGTCAGAACGAGCGCTCCCAGCTCCAAAACAAGGAGATGGCCATGCGCATGCTGCGCACACGGCTGAAGGATCAGTTCCAATCGGCCAAGGATGCCGAATATGCGCAGAACCGCAGAAGCCAGGTGGGCAGCGGCGACCGCAGCGAACGGATTCGGACCTACAACTTCCCCCAGGGCCGGGTGACGGATCACCGGATTGGGCTCACTATCTATAAACTTGACGCCTTCCTGGACGGCGATATGGACGAGGTGCTGGATGCCCTCGTGCTGGAGGATCAGGCGAGAAAGCTCGAAAAGGCGGGTCTGTAA
- the prmC gene encoding peptide chain release factor N(5)-glutamine methyltransferase has product MNIRKALQTMTEALKARTEEPRWEARMILAHVTRQKPAELLFKLDEPLSQPLWATCRELTAKRREGHPLQYLVGEWDFMGETFYVEPGVLIPRPETELLVEEALRCLSPKSVFADVGVGSGAIALSVLKRMPGAKAYGLDVNERALALSQKNAQRLAVEDRITLLRSDLFSGLSEDVRLDGVLSNPPYIPTGDIEGLMTEVRDHEPLSALDGGADGLDFYRRLAGEPMPLKKGGVMLLELGQGQDSSVRQIMAPLFERTYCIQDYSGIPRIFVGCGWLKE; this is encoded by the coding sequence ATGAATATCAGGAAAGCCTTGCAGACAATGACGGAGGCGCTGAAGGCGAGAACGGAGGAGCCGAGATGGGAGGCCAGGATGATTCTGGCCCATGTGACGAGGCAAAAGCCGGCGGAACTGCTGTTCAAGCTGGACGAACCGCTGTCACAGCCGCTTTGGGCGACATGCCGGGAGCTGACCGCTAAAAGACGGGAGGGTCATCCCCTGCAGTACCTTGTTGGCGAATGGGATTTTATGGGCGAGACCTTTTATGTGGAACCCGGTGTGCTCATCCCAAGACCGGAAACGGAGCTTTTGGTGGAGGAGGCCCTGCGCTGTCTATCTCCCAAATCGGTTTTTGCCGATGTGGGTGTGGGCAGCGGCGCCATTGCGCTCAGTGTGCTGAAAAGAATGCCGGGCGCCAAAGCTTACGGCTTGGATGTGAACGAAAGAGCTCTGGCCCTTTCCCAAAAAAATGCTCAAAGATTGGCTGTGGAGGATCGCATAACGCTTCTCCGAAGCGATCTGTTTTCCGGGCTGAGCGAGGATGTACGGCTGGACGGTGTGCTGTCCAATCCTCCCTACATTCCAACGGGGGATATCGAGGGCCTGATGACCGAAGTACGGGATCACGAGCCTTTAAGTGCGCTGGACGGCGGTGCGGACGGCCTGGATTTTTACCGAAGGCTGGCCGGGGAGCCCATGCCCCTCAAAAAGGGCGGCGTGATGCTTCTTGAGCTGGGCCAGGGTCAGGATTCCTCTGTGCGGCAGATCATGGCACCGCTTTTTGAACGAACCTACTGTATCCAGGATTATAGCGGCATTCCCCGGATTTTTGTGGGCTGCGGCTGGCTGAAGGAGTGA
- the rpmE gene encoding 50S ribosomal protein L31, with protein sequence MKENIHPNYGEATVTCACGETFKTGSVKKDLRVEICSKCHPFFTGKQKLVDTGGRVDRFKKRYGL encoded by the coding sequence ATGAAGGAGAATATACATCCAAACTATGGCGAAGCGACTGTCACATGCGCTTGCGGCGAAACATTCAAGACCGGTTCTGTAAAAAAGGATCTGCGGGTTGAAATCTGTTCCAAGTGTCATCCGTTCTTTACGGGGAAGCAGAAGCTCGTGGATACTGGCGGGCGTGTGGACCGCTTCAAGAAGCGTTACGGCCTTTGA